In Streptomyces sp. NBC_01231, the sequence CGATCTCACCGCGCTCGCACCGGAGTTCAGCCTCGCGAAGGGCGCGGCGATCAGCCCCGCCTCCGGCAGCGTCCACGACTTCACGAAGCCGGTGACGTACCAGGTGACCGGTTCCGACGGGAAGAAGCGCGCCTGGACGGTGGCCGCGCTCATCATGAAGAGCCCGGCCCTGCCGGGGCTCAACGCCGACCCGAACATCGTCCGCTTCGGCGACACCTTCTACATCTATCCGACCACCGACGGCTTCGAGGGCTGGAGCGGCACCCAGTTCAAGGCGTACTCCTCCACCGACCTGGTCCACTGGAAGGACCACGGCGTCATCCTCGACCTCGGGCCGGACGTCTCCTGGGCGGACAGCAGGGCCTGGGCACCGACGATCGCCGAGAAGGACGGGAAGTACTACTTCTACTTCTGCGCCGACGCGAACATCGGCGTCGCGGTCTCCGACTCGCCGACGGGCCCGTTCAAGGACGCCCTGGGCAAGCCGCTGCTCAAGGCGGGCCTGTACAGCGGCCAGATGATCGACCCGGCCGTGTTCACCGACGACGACGGGCAGTCGTACCTCTACTGGGGCAACGGCCACGCCTACGTGGCTCCGCTCAATGACGACATGACCTCCCTCGACACCTCGAAGGTCGAGGACATCACTCCCAGCGGCTACAACGAGGGCACCTTCGTCATCAAGCGCAAGGGCACCTACTACTTCATGTGGTCGGAGAACGACACCCGGGACGAGAACTACCGTGTCGCCTACGCCACCGGCCCCTCCCCCACCGGCCCCTGGACCAAGCGCGGCGTGATCCTGGAGAAGGACCTCTCCCTCGGCATCAAGGGCCCCGGCCACCACTCGGTCGTCAACGTGCCGAACACCGACGACTGGTACATCGCCTACCACCGCTTCGCCATCCCCGGCGGTGACGGCACCCACCGCGAAACGACCGTCGACAAGATGGAGTTCGACGCCGACGGCCTGATCAAGAAGGTCGTCCCCACCCTCACCGGCATCGACCCGGTCACCGTCGTCCACGCCGGCCCGGACGCCGACGGCACCGAGGGCGACGCGATCCGGCTCAACGGCACGCTCTCCGGGGCGGGCAGCCCGACGTGGTCGGTCGAGAAGGGCGCACCCTGCGCGTTCGCCGACCCGGGGGCGGCCAGGACCACGATCACCTGTGCCGACGACGGCACCTACGAGGTCACCCTGACCGGCGGCAGCGGCAGCGACACGGCGACCGTCGAGGTCGCCAACGCGGCGCCGGTCGTCACCTCTGCGACCGGTCCGCGGTCCGCGGTGCCGGTCGGCGGTCGGGCGGTCGTCACGGCGTCGTTCACCGATCCGGGCGCGGACGACACCCACACCTGCGAGGTCGACTGGAAGGACGGCACCCGGCCGCAGACCGGCACGGTCACCGCCACCGGCTGCCGGGCCGAGCACGGCTACGCCAAGGCGGGCATCCGTCGCCCGGTGATCACCGTCACCGACGACGACGGGGCCTCGGACAGCAGGACCCTGCCCGAGTTGATCGCGTACGACCGCTCCGCCGGTCCCGCGCTCGGTGTCGGCGTCCTCACCTCCCCGGCCGGCGCGTACCCCGCGAAGCCGGCCCTGGCCGGCCAGGCCGCCTTCTCCTTCGGCGCGGCGTACACGAGAGGAGCCGTCGCCCCGCTCGGAAAGGCGACCTTCGACTTCGGTCCGGCCCGGCTGAAGTTCCGCTCCACCGGCTCCGACTGGCTCGTGGTCACCGGCTCCCAGGCCGTGTACCAGGGCTCCGGGACGGTCGCCGGCGCTGGTGGCTACGGCTTCCGTGTCACCGCCACCGACGGCCCGGACAGCTTCCGTATCAAGATCTGGCGGAAGGCCACCGGTGATGTCGTGTACGACAACGTCACCGCCCCCAGGACCGTGGGTGTCATCACCATCGGCACCCGCTGAACCGCACGAACCGGTCAGGCCGTCACCCCACACCCGACGGCCCATCCCCCACAGGAGGACCTCCCCCATGAGTCCACGACAGACCGCGGTTCCAACCGTCCGAACGGCAACACCCTGGCGCGGCAGGGCGGTGACCGCCGTACTGGCGGCCGCCCTGCTGGCCGGGCCCGGCGTCGCGCAGGCCGCCCCGGAGGCGGGGCCTGCCTCCCAGGAACAGGTGGCGGCGGCCAGTATCACCTGGACCCTCGAACGGGCGGCCAACCCCACTCAGGACCAGTCGACGGCGTACACCCTCATCACGTCGGCGATGAACGCGGCGGTCGCGAGGTACAACAACCTCAGCGACCTCGGCAAGAGCATCACCGTCCGGTACGACCCGGGCGTGCCCACCGCCGACGGCAGCATCAACGGCACCATTCGGTTCGGCAACCGCAGCTACATGAACGAGCGGACCGCCCTGCACGAGATCGCCCACACCATCGGCGTGGGCACCAGTGCGGGATGGTCCTCCGTCGGCGGCAGCGGAACCTGGCGCGGCAGCCAGGCCACCGCACTCGTCAAGCAGTTCGACGGTTCGGGCGCCACGCTGTCGACCGGCGGGGGGCACTTCTGGCCCTACGGCCTGAACTACGACAACGAGTTCTCGAACACGGCGGCCGATCGCCACGTCCAGATCGTCGCCGCCATGGTGCGCGACGGCCTGTGATCCCGGGGATCGACGTCACGTTCAGTCAGGAATGAGCAAGGTCGCCCACACCGCGTTGCCGCCGGTGAGCCGGGATCGGTCGATCCCCCAGGTGTGGGCGATCTCCTCGACGAGGAACAGGCCTCGGCCTCTCTCGTCCTCGGGCCCCGGAGTGCAGCGGGGAAGCCCGTCGAGCGCGTAGGCGTGGTCGTGGACCTCCACCCGCAGACAGTCGTCCGTGATGAGTCCGACCCCGCACAGGATCCGCATGCTGGGCGTGTGGCACACCGCGTTGGCGGCCAGCTCCGAGGCGACCAGCACCGCGTCCGCGGACATCTCGTCGGGCAACCGCCAGGCGGCCATGTGCGCCCTCACCGAACGGCGGGCGACTCCGACACTGGAGCGATGCGCGGGCAGTTCGACCCAGTGCGTACGCTCCGGGCTCGCGACGTCCAGGAGCTGGGGGGAGGAAGTCGTGTGGGGGGACACGCTTGTCGCCTTCCATCAGGGGCCGCGGTGGGGAGACGGGGCCAAGGAGAGGACCTGCCGGGGGAGGGTGTTCCCGGCAAAACGGCCCGGATAGGGCCGAATTGTCGACAAATGCCAACTCCGTGCGGTGACACGATCGTTGACAGCGATGCGCTCCCAGTCGACCGGATCGCCACACAAGTAACTATGCTCTCAGGCAAGTTCACACTGCAACCGTCCCCCTGATAATTTCAGCGAGACGGTATCCGTCTGGTCGTGTCATCAAGTCACTCTCAGATCACGGGCAGTGACAAGGCATCAGGAGGTGGCGCAGTGAGCGACCCTCGTTCCGGCGCGGGCACCAGCGCACCGACGGTCCTGCGCATGATCCTCGGCCGTCGGCTCCAGGAGAGACGACTCGGCGCCGGGGTGTCGCTGGACGACGCGGCCAAGGCCCTGCGCGTGACGTCGTTGACCATCCGCCGCCTGGAGAAGGCGGACGTCGGCCTCAAGCCTCTCTACGTCGAGAAGCTGCTGCAGACCTACGGGGCCGAACAGCAGGAGATCGACGAGTTCGTCGACCTGGCCGAGCGGGCCAACGAGCCCGGCTGGTGGCACGCCTACCGCGACGTGGTGCCGAGCTGGTTCACCGCCTACGTGAGCCTGGAGAGCGGGGCCAGGACCCTGCGTACCTACGAGCCGCAGTACGTGACGGGTCTGCTGCAGACGCATGCGTACGCGCGCGCCGTGCTGCAAGGAGGGTTCCCCAATGAAAGCGAGGAGGACCTTCAGCGGCGCGTCGATCTGCGGCTGCGCCGCCAGAGCCTGCTGGAGAAGTCCGACGCGCCCACACTGTGGGTGGTGATGGAGGAGGCCGTCCTGCACCGGGTCGCGGGTGACGCCGAGATCATGCGGGCGCAGATCGACCGGCTCCTGGAGGTCTCGGAGCTGGACCATGTCAGCGTCGACGTCGTGCCGTTCACCGCGGGTGCCCATGTCGGGGCGTGCGCGCCCTTCACCTACTTCCGGTTCGAGGAACCCGAACTGCCCGACGTGGTCTACAGCGAGATCCTGTCCGCCTCCGTGTACCTGGACCAGCGTTCCGACGTCTCGGCCCATCTCGAGGCGCACAACCGGATGTCCCTACTGACCTCCTCCGCGGACAGCAAGGCCCTGCTGAACCGCATGCGCAAGGAGTATTCATGACCATCGCCGACGGCCGTGTCTACAACGGGATGCCCGCCTCCGACCTCGGCGAGCACGGGTGGGAGTGCCCCTGGAGCGGTCCCAACGGAGGCCAGTGCGTGGAGACCAAGCAACTCCCCGACGGCCGGGTGGCGCTACGGCAGTCGACCGACCCGGGCGGACCCGCACTGATCTACACCCCGGAGGAGATCGCCGCCTTCGTCCGGGGGATCAAGCGGGGCCTCGCCGACCATCTGACGGCCCGCTGAACCGAACCGCGAGCGGGAACGAACCACCGTCGGCCCCGGCCGCGACCCGCCCCGCATTCCCCACGCACACCATCGAAGGGAACAGGATGAGCAACACCCTACCGGCACGGGGCATAGACACCAGCAGGCCGCACTCGGCCCGCATGTACGACTACTACCTCGGCGGCAAGGACCACTTCGACATCGACAAGCAGGCGGCCGAGACGGTCGCCGCGGCCTACCCCGGCATCTTCGTGTGTGCCCGCGAGAACCGGGCCTTCATGCACCGCGCCACCCGGGTCCTCGCCCAGGAGCACGGCATCCGTCAGTGGCTCGACATCGGCACCGGCATCCCCACCGAGCCGAACCTCCACCAGGTGGCGCAGAGCGTGGTCTCCGAGGCGCGTGTCG encodes:
- a CDS encoding ATP-binding protein, producing MSPHTTSSPQLLDVASPERTHWVELPAHRSSVGVARRSVRAHMAAWRLPDEMSADAVLVASELAANAVCHTPSMRILCGVGLITDDCLRVEVHDHAYALDGLPRCTPGPEDERGRGLFLVEEIAHTWGIDRSRLTGGNAVWATLLIPD
- a CDS encoding helix-turn-helix domain-containing protein; translated protein: MSDPRSGAGTSAPTVLRMILGRRLQERRLGAGVSLDDAAKALRVTSLTIRRLEKADVGLKPLYVEKLLQTYGAEQQEIDEFVDLAERANEPGWWHAYRDVVPSWFTAYVSLESGARTLRTYEPQYVTGLLQTHAYARAVLQGGFPNESEEDLQRRVDLRLRRQSLLEKSDAPTLWVVMEEAVLHRVAGDAEIMRAQIDRLLEVSELDHVSVDVVPFTAGAHVGACAPFTYFRFEEPELPDVVYSEILSASVYLDQRSDVSAHLEAHNRMSLLTSSADSKALLNRMRKEYS
- a CDS encoding DUF397 domain-containing protein; amino-acid sequence: MTIADGRVYNGMPASDLGEHGWECPWSGPNGGQCVETKQLPDGRVALRQSTDPGGPALIYTPEEIAAFVRGIKRGLADHLTAR